In one Brassica oleracea var. oleracea cultivar TO1000 chromosome C9, BOL, whole genome shotgun sequence genomic region, the following are encoded:
- the LOC106317369 gene encoding uncharacterized protein LOC106317369 — translation MSVAQSERNATERSSSFIASVIPLRRASDSAMRGELTLSMMHVPDEKKPNCSLVNRQAVPARFDDASKLHLRNNRLCGFVWGLVAKVTSQVPADPWENWSSNPCRWEADHLSGFHHQRFEICLLLNANW, via the exons ATGAGCGTTGCGCAATCGGAGAGGAACGCGACCGAGAGGAGTTCCAGTTTCATTGCTTCTGTGATTCCTTTACGGAGAGCCAGTGATTCGGCCATGAGAGGAGAGCTAACGTTGTCGATGATGCATGTGCCTGACGAGAAGAAGCCCAATTGTTCATTAGTGAATCGCCAAGCAGTACCTGCTCGCTTTGATGACGCCTCCAAGCTGCATCTACGAAACAACAGATTGTGTGGTTTTGTCTGGGGGCTTGTCGCAAAGGTAACCTCACAG GTACCAGCAGATCCATGGGAGAACTGGAGCTCTAATCCCTGTAGGTGGGAGGCAGATCATCTCTCTGGCTTTCACCATCAACGTTTTGAAATCTGCCTCCTCCTCAATGCGAATTGGTGA